The sequence below is a genomic window from Roseofilum casamattae BLCC-M143.
TTTGCGATGCTGCTATTGAAGATGTTGCCATTCATTTGTGGAGCGCGCTAAAGGAAGGGGCGATCTTACCTATTACTGAAGCCTATAAGTTTTTCCAAGATGCGATAACCTCAAGCCTAACCGAACCCGAACAGATAAGCTATCGTTTTTTACACGATCGGGTACAACAAGCCGCTTACCAATTAGAATCCGATCGGTCTCAAGCACGAATGCATTATCAAATTGGTCAGCGTCTTTTAAATCATTTAAATAGCATAGAACGAGACCGCAAACTTCTCGATATTGTCAATCATTTTAATCAGGCAATCTCCCTGATTCGCGATCCTCAAGAGCAACAAAACCTAATCGAACTCAATCTAAAAGCTGGAGCAAAAGCCAAAACAGCTCTCGCCTATCAAGCTGCCATGGCTTACTATAATACCGCCCGAATCCTGCTCGCCGATCGCAGTTGGGAAACTCACTATTCTACCTATTTAAAAGTCTATTCTGAATCCGTAGAAACGGCATTTTTATGCGGTAAATTTGATGAGATGGAAGAATGGTCGGATGCAGTATTCCAACACGCCAAAACGTTTCTCGATCGCATCAAAGTATATGAAATGAAAGTACAAGCTGCGATTGCACAAAACCAATTACAAGACGCGATTCAACTGGGTTTAGACTTTTTGCAACATCTCGAAATCACCCTGCCGCAACCGGTAACCGATACCGAGATCGATGCTGCTTTTGCCGAAAACGATCGCCTATTAAAAACAATTGCGATCGAAGATATCGTTCATTTCCCCATGATGAGCGATCGCCACAAAGAAGCTGCGGTACGAATGATTACAATTTCTGGATTAGCGATGTACATTGCCAATCCAGAACTGTTAATGTTAGCAGTTGCCAAACAAGTTAATCTCTGCTTGCGCTATGGTAACACGTCAACCTCTGCTGATGCCTATGCAACCTACGGACTTTTTCTCTGTGGAGAACGAGGAGAAATTAGCCAAGGTTATCGTTTCGGTCAATTAGCAGTAAACGTACTCGAAACCTTGCAAACTGTAGAAATTAAATCCTTAGTTTACGTTCTCTTTAATGGATTTATTAAACACTGGCAAGATCCGTGCCGAGAAACTCTGTCCGATTTGCAAAAAGCCTATCACTGGGGGTTGGAATTTGGAGATTTACAAAATGCAGCTCTTTCCGCCTATTGTTATTGCAGCCATCAATTTTTATGCGGCATAAATTTAGAGGATCTCCATCAAGATCTGAAGCAGTATGCTCGTGGAGTAGAATCAATTCAGCAACTGGGCATTAAAGGGTGGCTCGATCCCTTGATTGGGCTAACGCGCAAACTTTTAGAACTCTCATCAGAACCTCTTTTACTCTTATCTTCCATTACCGCAGAAGAGCACGCCCTAGAAGCCTACAAGCAAGATAGCGATCGCACGGGAATTTTCCTATTTGCTTTTAGTAAAATGCTATTATCCTATCTATGGGATCGAGGCGATGTGGCGCGACGCTATGCGAATATTGCCCGAGAACACTTAGATGGAATAACGGGAATGGCTTGGGTTCCCTATTTCTACTTTTATGATACCGCTCTGCTCTTAAGTGTAGATCTCTCCTCTCTTTCCGAAGAAGAAACCGCTCGCCTCCATAACAATCAGAGGAAACTACAAGACTTTTGTCAATACAATCCGGGAAATCTCCAGCACAAGTGTCAATTGTTACGGGCGGAGTCGTTTCGTCGCAGTGGCGATCGGCTTTTAGCCATTGAACTCTATGATACTGCGATCGCTGGCGCAAAAACTAATGGCTATCTACAAGAAGAAGCTCTCGGGAACGAGCTAGCCGCTAAATTCTATCTCGATTGGGGCAAAGAAACAATTGCCGAAGCCTATCTGCAAAAAGCCTATTATGCTTATGCACAATGGGGGGCTAAAGCCAAAGTAAAAGACTTAGAAAATCGTTATCCTCAATATTTATCCTCGATTCTACAACCCAATAGAACTGCCTCTTCTTCTGGGGTAAGGATTACTAAAATTACCAGTTATTCTCAAGCAAAAACCTTAACGACAATCGCCTCAATTTTTGATTTTGCTTCGATCTTGAAAGCCTCGCAAACTCTCTCAGGAGAAATTGAACTACAGCAGCTACTCTCGATCTTAATGACCGTTATTCTCGAAAATGCGGGAGCGACTAAAGGGGCATTGCTCTTAATTGGCGATCGCGGTTTAACCATCGAAGCGATCGCCACTCGCAGAGAGGAGAAAGAGGAATTTGTTCTAGAATCTTTAAATGAATCGATCCCTCTGGATCGGAGTCAAAACTTGCCCAGAGGAATTATTAATTATGTACGAAATACAACGAAAATTGCCCTCTTGGATGCAAAAAAAGCTCAAGAACAATTTGCTGGCGATCGGTATTTATTCTGCTTTTCTCCTCAGAGTTTACTTTGTATGCCGTTACTGGTACGCGGGCAATCGATCGGTATTCTTTATTTAGAAAATGGATTAACAGCAGATGCCTTTACCCGCGATCGCATAGAAGTTCTCGATACTCTCTGCGCGCAAGCTGCTATTTCCATCGAAAATGCGAGATTGTACCAACAAGCACAACAAGCTCTGGAAAATTTACAAGAAGCTCAACTACAATTAGTACAGCATGAAAAAATGGCAGTTTTGGGTAATTTAGTTGCTGGAGTTGCCCATGAAATTAATAACCCAGTTGGGTTTATTTCTGGGAATATTAGTGCCGCACGAGAGTATTTGGACGATGTATTAGATCTACTGACTCTTTATCAGACCAAATATCCACATCCCGATCCCGAGATAACCGCAGAGTTAGTCAACCGAGATCTGGAGTTTATTCGTGAAGATTTTCCGAAATTGATTGAATCGATGCAAACCGGATGCGATCGCATTGGAAATATCAGCACATCGTTACGTACGTTTTCGCGCACGGATACAACGAGCAAAACCG
It includes:
- a CDS encoding trifunctional serine/threonine-protein kinase/ATP-binding protein/sensor histidine kinase, which codes for MVKTEAIVLGNYQATELIHQGEHTLVYRGENLEHGQPVAIKLMGNQFPSFRELVQFRNEYAISKNLEIDGVIQTYALERYENRYALIMEDIGGVSLAEYEERQSLSLLQFLDIAIQLSDILHQLHNNSIIHKDIKPANILIVPQTQKVKLIDFSIATVLSKETQVVQTPNILEGTLAYLSPEQTGRMNRGIDYRSDFYALGVTFYELLTGALPFTSNDALELIHAHIARSPEPIEFLIVLGGDSCPPMLSKIVMKLMAKNAEDRYHSALGLKYDLEKCRDGYREYGRIEGFPLGERDICDRFLIPEKLYGREREIQQLLAAFDRVAAGDREMMLVSGFSGIGKTAVVNEIHKPITRQKGYFIKGKYDQFNRNIPFSAIVQSFRKLMAQLLSESALHLARWKEEILAAVGENGRVLSEVIPELKEVIGEQPAVVELSGSAAQNRFNLLLQKIIAVFATAEHPLVIFLDDLQWADSASLHLIKMLVEDSDTEYLLLLGAYRDNEVFPAHPLMTILDELQKKQASVSTIALDVLPIHHVNRLVAETLSCTEDIARSLTELVYQKTKGNPFFTTQFLKGLHEDNLIVFNANLGYWECDLVQVTDASLTDDVVEFMTARLQKLPGKTQEILKLAAFIGNQFDLDTLAIVCDAAIEDVAIHLWSALKEGAILPITEAYKFFQDAITSSLTEPEQISYRFLHDRVQQAAYQLESDRSQARMHYQIGQRLLNHLNSIERDRKLLDIVNHFNQAISLIRDPQEQQNLIELNLKAGAKAKTALAYQAAMAYYNTARILLADRSWETHYSTYLKVYSESVETAFLCGKFDEMEEWSDAVFQHAKTFLDRIKVYEMKVQAAIAQNQLQDAIQLGLDFLQHLEITLPQPVTDTEIDAAFAENDRLLKTIAIEDIVHFPMMSDRHKEAAVRMITISGLAMYIANPELLMLAVAKQVNLCLRYGNTSTSADAYATYGLFLCGERGEISQGYRFGQLAVNVLETLQTVEIKSLVYVLFNGFIKHWQDPCRETLSDLQKAYHWGLEFGDLQNAALSAYCYCSHQFLCGINLEDLHQDLKQYARGVESIQQLGIKGWLDPLIGLTRKLLELSSEPLLLLSSITAEEHALEAYKQDSDRTGIFLFAFSKMLLSYLWDRGDVARRYANIAREHLDGITGMAWVPYFYFYDTALLLSVDLSSLSEEETARLHNNQRKLQDFCQYNPGNLQHKCQLLRAESFRRSGDRLLAIELYDTAIAGAKTNGYLQEEALGNELAAKFYLDWGKETIAEAYLQKAYYAYAQWGAKAKVKDLENRYPQYLSSILQPNRTASSSGVRITKITSYSQAKTLTTIASIFDFASILKASQTLSGEIELQQLLSILMTVILENAGATKGALLLIGDRGLTIEAIATRREEKEEFVLESLNESIPLDRSQNLPRGIINYVRNTTKIALLDAKKAQEQFAGDRYLFCFSPQSLLCMPLLVRGQSIGILYLENGLTADAFTRDRIEVLDTLCAQAAISIENARLYQQAQQALENLQEAQLQLVQHEKMAVLGNLVAGVAHEINNPVGFISGNISAAREYLDDVLDLLTLYQTKYPHPDPEITAELVNRDLEFIREDFPKLIESMQTGCDRIGNISTSLRTFSRTDTTSKTEFNLHEGIDSTLLILKYRLKANETRPAIEIIKNYGKIPLVQCYAGQINQVFMNLLANAIDALEESNGGKSFAQIERSPNRITITTKLSGDRQNVVVKIADNGIGMAADVKEKLFEQGFTTKGVGKGTGLGMAIARQIIEEKHGGAIACHSEPSKGTEFAILLPFSY